CCCACGTGGTCGGCCACGACTGGGGCGCAGCGGTCGCGTGGGATCTGGCGCTGCGCCACCCCGACACCGTCGACCATCTGGGGATCATCAACGTGCCACACCCGTCGGTGATGCGCCGGACGCTGAAGTCCAGTCCCCGCCAGCTCGCCCGCAGCTGGTACATGTTCTTCTTCCAGTTGCCGGTCGTCCCCGAGATGGTGCTGGGGCGCGGCGACGCCCGGGGCGTCCTCGACGTGCTGGAGGGCAGCGCCAACCCCGGCGCGTTCACCGACGACGAACTCGCCCACTACCGCGACGCCTGGCGCCGGCAGGGCGCGATCCGCGGCGCCGTCAACTGGTACCGCGCGCTGCTCCGCCGCCGCGACGACGCGCCCCGCGAGACCGTCGACGCGCCGACGCTGGTCGTCTGGGGCGACGAGGACGCGGCGCTGCTCCCGTCGATGGCCGCCGAGAGCGTCGGCTACTGCACCGACGGCCACCTCAAGCGGATCCCGTGGGCCTCCCACTGGGTCCACGACGAGGAACCCGAGCGGGTCAACGACGCCTTGGTCGGACACCTGCGGGACGGAAACGGGTCCTGACCCACCGCGGGCTCGATTCCGCCCTCAGTTCAGCGCCAGGAACCGGTAGTTCAACACCGCGGCGAAGGTCACCCAGGCGAGATACGGGACCAGCAGCGCGGCCGCGCGACGGTCGACGCGGTCGAAGGCCCAGATCGTCGCGAGCACCGCAGGCCACAGCGCGACGATGACGACCAGTCCGGCGAGCAGGTTCTCCGCGGCGAAGAAGGCGGGCGTCCACGCGACGTTGAGGACCATCTGGCCGGCGAACGCCGCGAGCGCCACCCGTCGAGCGGTCCAGCCGCTACCGTCCGCACTCGTCCCGACGCCGCCGCGACCGTCGGCCAGCCACACGAGCGCGACGGCGACGCCCAGCAGGGTAAAGAGGAGCGTCCAGACGACGCCGAACAGCCACGGCGGCGGGTAGATCGTCGGCTTCGCGAGCGCCTGGAACCACGGCGACCCCGGCCCGGACAGCACCGCCGGCGCGGCGCCGACGAGGTTGACGAGCAGGACCCCCGCGACCACCGTCAGCACGCGCTCGCGTCCCCATCCGCCGGATCCGATCGTCGATGTCTCGGCCATGCGTCCGATACGGCCCGGACGGGCAAGTGTGATCCGCCCGACCGGTTGGCGGGCCGAACTGCCCCGTTCACCCCGGTCGAACACCCGCTGGCGCCCGTGCTCACCCGAGGACCGTATATAAATACGTCTTTGAGATCGCTTCACACACTATCCTCGGGCGCCCAGCGACACCAACGACGCGATCCTCCGTTACTTTTATATAGAATCGCAATCAACCTTTCTCTTGACTATGGCTCAGCAGATGGGTAACCAGCCCCTCATCATCATGTCCGAGGACTCTCAGCGCACCTCGGGCAAGGACGCACAGTCCATGAACATCACGGCCGGGAAGGCCGTGGCGGAGTCCGTACGGACCACACTCGGTCCGAAGGGGATGGACAAGATGCTCGTCGACGACTCCGGCGGGGTCGTCGTCACCAACGACGGCGTCACCATCCTCGAGGAGATGGACATCGAGCACCCCGCGGCCAACATGATCGTCGAGGTCGCCCAGACCCAGGAGGACGAGGTCGGCGACGGCACGACGACCGCGGTCGTCATCTCCGGCGAGCTGCTCGGCAAGGCCGAGGACCTGCTCGACCAGGACATCCACGCCACCATCCTCGCGCAGGGCTACCGCCAGGCCGCCGAGAAGGCCAAGGAGGCCCTCGAGGACATCGCCATCGACGTCGACGCCGACGACACCGAGATTCTGGAGTCCATCGCCGCCACCGCCATGACCGGCAAGGGCGCCGAGAACGCCAAGGACACCCTCTCCTCGCTCGTCGTCGACGCCGTCCAGTCCGTCGCGGACGACGAGGGCGTCGACACCGACAACATCCAGCTCGAGACCGTCGTCGGCGGCTCCATCGACGAGTCCGAACTCGTCGAGGGCGTCATGATCGACAAGGAGCGCGTCCACGAGAACATGCCCTACGCCGTCGAGGACGCCGACGTGGCGCTGCTCGACACCGCCATCGAGGTGCCCGAGACCGAGCTCGACACCGAGGTCAACGTCACCGACCCCGACCAGCTCCAGCAGTTCCTCGACCAGGAAGAGGAGCAGCTCAAGGAGTACGTCGACGAGCTGGCCGACGCCGGCGCCGACGTCGTCATCTGCCAGAAGGGCATCGACGACATGGCCCAGCACTACCTCGCCCAGGAGGGCATCCTCGCGGTCCGCCGCGCGAAGAAGTCCGACATGAAGGCCCTCTCCCGGTCGACGGGCGCCCGCATCGTCTCCAACATCGACGACATCACCGCCGACGATCTGGGCTTCGCGGGCAGCGTCGCCCAGAAGGACGTCGCCGGCGACGAGCGCATCTTCGTCGAGGACGTCGAGGACGCCAAAGCCGTCACGATGATCCTCCGCGGCGGCACCGAGCACGTCGCCGACGAGGTCGAGCGCGCCATCGAGGACTCCCTCGGTGTCGTCTCGGTCACGCTCGAAGACGGGCAGGTCCTCCCGGGCGGCGGCGCCCCGGAGGCCCACCTCGCGCTCGAACTCCGCGACTTCGCCGACTCCGTCGGCGGCCGCGAGCAGCTCGCCGTCGAGGCGTTCGCCGACGCCATCGACGTCGTCCCGCGCACGCTCGCCGAGAACGCCGGCCTCGACCCGATCGACTCGCTGGTCGACCTCCGCAGTCAGCACGACTCCGGGAACCATCAGGTCGGCCTCGACGCCTACACCGGCGACACCGTCGACATGGTCGAGGAGGGCGTCGTCGAGCCCCTCCGCGTCAAGACCCAGGCGGTCGAGTCCGCCACCGAGGCGGCCGTCATGATCCTCCGCATCGACGACGTGATCGCCGCGGGCGACCTGAAGGGCGGCGGCACGGACAACGACGACGACGGCGGCGCGCCCGGCGGCCCCGGTGGCGCGCCCGGCGGCATGGGCGGCGGCATGGGCGGCATGGGCGGCGGCATGGGCGGCATGATGTAAGAGCGGGCTCGAACGAAGTGAGAGACCGCTGAAAGCCGACCGGGGAACGCGCGGCGCGAAGCGCCGCGAAGTCGAGGCGGCTCCGCCGCCTCGCACGCAGTGACCCGCGAGGCAAGCCCACTTTTCCTGAAGGGGTTTCCTCGCTCGGCCTTCGGCCTCGCTGCGGGGAACCTCTCCAGAAAAAACGTGGGGGAAAATCCGGAACCGCGTGGTTCGAGAGAGCGACGCTCTCTCGTCATCACGAAAGACGGCTGTGCCGTCTTTCGAACGACTTCGCTCGGTTCCGGTGAATCGCGCGCCTTCGGCGCGCGAATGCCTACCCGTCGACCGCCGTACCGTCCGCTGATTATCTCTCTCCGTTTTCGCACCGCCAGCTACGCCGTCGGCGCCGGTTCCTCCGACTGTTCGCCGACGCGCTCGACCTTCGTGCCGCCGCAGTTGCGACACGAGGGGATCGTCATGTCGTCGTCGGTGTAGTACTCCTCGCCGCAGCTCCCACAGCGGTGGCTCGGGATGTGCTGTTGCTCGCGGTCGCCGGTGACGACCACCGGCCGCTCGGCGTCGAGCGTGACCTCCTGGCTGACGCTGCCGAACAGCACCGAGCCGAGCGGCGACCGCTTGCGCCCGCCCAGCAGGATCATGTCGGCGCCGTAGTCGTCGGCCGCTTCGAGGATGCCTGACGCCGGGTCGCCGTACCGGGTGACCGGCTCGACCGAGAGACCCGCCTCGTCCAGTCGGTCGTACGCGTGCTCGCCCGCCCTGAGCTGGAGCGGCGACGCCTCCTCGGCCCGGTCGGCCTCACGGAACACGTGCAGGAGCTTCACCTCGACGTCTTCGCCCGCGTTCGGGAGCCCGATCGCCGTCTCTACCTGCGCCGTCGCCCGCGACTCCGCCATGTCGACCGGCAGCAGGACTGTGTACATGGGTATATCACCCGTGTTAACGTACGGCAAGTGGCGACAAAACGGTTCCGCCACCATCTTTTTCCCGCCCGGGTGTCCTCGGCGCGCGGATGTTCAGTGCGGGATACCTCAGGTCCGCCCTCTAATCGAGAACGATCGGCCCTTTCGGAGATTCCGTCTTGATCGGTATTCCGTCAATTTCAGACGGCACTTTGTCGACGTGCTCGTCTTCGACGTAGACGACCGGTTGAGAGAGCGTGTACCCTTCGACTTCTTCCTCCCCGGTCGTCGTCGCGACCCCGGTCACCCCTTCGACATCGAAGAACTCTTCGGTCAGATATGAGTTGATCTCCCTGACGCGCTGGCTGTTCTCGTACCACGCTTTGGGAACGCGCTGCGTCACCGATTTCTCACCGGCTTTTTCGGTTACGATCTCCACCCACTCGGTCATGAGCCGTGTTTCGGCTCGCTTCGATTTCAATTCTTCCCGCATTCAGTACGCACACCGCCTCGAAACCGGTCGAACTTCTAAGTGTGCGGCCGGGGAACATCCGGTATGCAGACGCTCCTTCTGGATCCCGACGCGGTCGAGGAAGCCGCGGAGATGTCGGCGGTCGTCTCGGCGGTCGAAGACGCCTTCGTCGCCGACGCGCGCGGCGACACGCAGATGCCCGCCAAGTCCTACGTCGACCTGCCCCAGTACAACGGCGACTTCCGGTCGATGCCGGCCTATCTGGACGCCGGCGAGTGGGACGCCGCGGCGGTCAAGTGGGTCAACGTCCACCCCGACAACCCCGAGGACCACGACCTCCCGACGGTGATGGGCACCGTCGTCTACTCCGACCCCGAGACCGCGTTCCCGCTCGCGCTGCTCGACGGGACGACGATCACCCGCAAGCGCACCGGTGCCGCCGCGGCCGTCGCCACGAATCACCTCGCCGTCGAGAACGCCCGGACGATGGGCATCGTCGGCGCCGGCGTCCAGTCATACACGCAACTCGAAGCGATCGCGACCGTCCGACCGATCGAAGCGGTCGTCGTCGCCGACCGCGACCAGGAGCGAGTCGACGAGTTCGTCGAGGCCTTCGGCGACCGCTTCGAGGTGCGGGGCGGCACCATCGAGGAGGCCGCCCAGTG
The window above is part of the Halosimplex rubrum genome. Proteins encoded here:
- a CDS encoding alpha/beta fold hydrolase, with protein sequence MTATDASLLDLPSAESTRHTVNGVDLHVVRAGDPDDELVVLLHGFPDFWYGWRHQIPALVDAGYYVVVPDQRGYNRSEKPRALDAYRMRELSGDVAALIDAEGRDDAHVVGHDWGAAVAWDLALRHPDTVDHLGIINVPHPSVMRRTLKSSPRQLARSWYMFFFQLPVVPEMVLGRGDARGVLDVLEGSANPGAFTDDELAHYRDAWRRQGAIRGAVNWYRALLRRRDDAPRETVDAPTLVVWGDEDAALLPSMAAESVGYCTDGHLKRIPWASHWVHDEEPERVNDALVGHLRDGNGS
- a CDS encoding TspO/MBR family protein, coding for MAETSTIGSGGWGRERVLTVVAGVLLVNLVGAAPAVLSGPGSPWFQALAKPTIYPPPWLFGVVWTLLFTLLGVAVALVWLADGRGGVGTSADGSGWTARRVALAAFAGQMVLNVAWTPAFFAAENLLAGLVVIVALWPAVLATIWAFDRVDRRAAALLVPYLAWVTFAAVLNYRFLALN
- the thsA gene encoding thermosome subunit alpha, which translates into the protein MGNQPLIIMSEDSQRTSGKDAQSMNITAGKAVAESVRTTLGPKGMDKMLVDDSGGVVVTNDGVTILEEMDIEHPAANMIVEVAQTQEDEVGDGTTTAVVISGELLGKAEDLLDQDIHATILAQGYRQAAEKAKEALEDIAIDVDADDTEILESIAATAMTGKGAENAKDTLSSLVVDAVQSVADDEGVDTDNIQLETVVGGSIDESELVEGVMIDKERVHENMPYAVEDADVALLDTAIEVPETELDTEVNVTDPDQLQQFLDQEEEQLKEYVDELADAGADVVICQKGIDDMAQHYLAQEGILAVRRAKKSDMKALSRSTGARIVSNIDDITADDLGFAGSVAQKDVAGDERIFVEDVEDAKAVTMILRGGTEHVADEVERAIEDSLGVVSVTLEDGQVLPGGGAPEAHLALELRDFADSVGGREQLAVEAFADAIDVVPRTLAENAGLDPIDSLVDLRSQHDSGNHQVGLDAYTGDTVDMVEEGVVEPLRVKTQAVESATEAAVMILRIDDVIAAGDLKGGGTDNDDDGGAPGGPGGAPGGMGGGMGGMGGGMGGMM
- a CDS encoding universal stress protein; the encoded protein is MYTVLLPVDMAESRATAQVETAIGLPNAGEDVEVKLLHVFREADRAEEASPLQLRAGEHAYDRLDEAGLSVEPVTRYGDPASGILEAADDYGADMILLGGRKRSPLGSVLFGSVSQEVTLDAERPVVVTGDREQQHIPSHRCGSCGEEYYTDDDMTIPSCRNCGGTKVERVGEQSEEPAPTA
- a CDS encoding ornithine cyclodeaminase family protein, with amino-acid sequence MQTLLLDPDAVEEAAEMSAVVSAVEDAFVADARGDTQMPAKSYVDLPQYNGDFRSMPAYLDAGEWDAAAVKWVNVHPDNPEDHDLPTVMGTVVYSDPETAFPLALLDGTTITRKRTGAAAAVATNHLAVENARTMGIVGAGVQSYTQLEAIATVRPIEAVVVADRDQERVDEFVEAFGDRFEVRGGTIEEAAQCDVLSTVTPVEEPIVDSVGDHTHVNAVGADAAGKHEIDDKILLDSLLVIDDYEQCTHSGEINVPWSEGVLSDEDIHGELGEVIVGEKPGRTPETGVSVFDSTGLAIQDVAASHVVYEYAADRDVGERVSLVDTDVL